A window of Paenibacillus phoenicis genomic DNA:
GGCTTACCGCAGCTATAAGCTGCTTTAACCATCGCGGAACCGCCGGTAGCCAGAATGCAAGCGACATCCGGGTGATTCATCAGCGCGTTCGTGCGGTCCATGGATGGATTTTCGATCCATTGGATACAGTCCGCAGGTGCCCCGTGTTTAACAGCGGCTTCAAGCAATATTTTAGCGGCTTCCGTGCTGCAGGCTTGCGCGGATGGATGGAAGCCGAAGATGATCGGGTTGCGAGTTTTGATGGCGATCAGAGATTTAAAGATGGTGGTCGACGTTGGGTTCGTGACCGGGGTAATCCCCATGATGATCCCAACCGGCTCGGCGATTTTTTGGAAGCTCTCGTAAGGATTGTCTTCGATGACGCCTACTGTTTTTTGGTACTTAATGCTGTTCCAGATATACTCGGTTGCAAACATGTTCTTGATGATTTTATCTTCGTATACGCCGCGTCCCGTTTCCTCGATCGCCATTTTCGCCAGATGCATATGCTTGTCGAGCCCAGCCAAAGCCATCGCTTGCACGATCTTATCGATCTGCTCCTGATCCATGCTCATGAATGCTTCGGAAGCTTTCTTGGCTTTGTCGATCAACGTTTGAATATACTCTTGCGCGGTTGGCTGAGCCTTAGCAGCTACTTCGTTTTTAACAGCCATCTCTCTCATCCTCCTAAATTTTGATTTAGGGATTGCTTGCAGATGGTGGTCCTAAATCTTATTTGTGAAAAAATTCACTTGCAAGCGAATCCTTATGAAGCTTGTGCGCTTCTCTTTATGTCTTGATCATAGCACAGGCTTTTGATTTTGTATAGTGAAATTTTTCACATACTTTAAAAAAGTTGAAAGTTTTCACTTGTCACGATAAGTTTTTCATATATACTTTACATTGTGTACATAGTATCACCTTTAAATACTTACCGATCGCCAGTTTATTATTTTGCACCGTTTTTAGCGAGAACGTACTGTTCGACATAGTGAAATTTCTCACAATGTTCACTTTTTCGGGCTTTACAGCCCCCAAAAACTAAAAAAAACGGGTTATAATTAATTTAAAATTTTCAGAAAAATTTGGAGCACAAAGGGGAAATCGATGATGAGTGAAATTGTTAATGCCACCCTGCCCCGCGGCAATACGAGCTGTTTTTCAGAGCAAAACTTCAATCGCCTTCTCGTTACGATGAAAGACAAATCTTATCCCGAGGGGACACATTTGTTCTGGGAAGGTGACTATTCCGATAAACTGTTCTACATCAAGCGCGGCCGTGTGAAGTTGACGAAATCGACGGATGAGGGCAAAGAATTGATCCTCTACATGTATGGTGTCGGCGATATGGTTGGGCAAGCCGATCCGTTCTTCAGCTCGAAGCATAGCTTTACCGCCGAAGTCATCGAAGACTGTGAAATCGGCATTATCGAGCAGAAGGACCTGGAAATCATGATCTGTCAGCATTGCGATTTCGCCATCGATTTCATGAAATGGATGGGCATCCATCACCGTTTGACGCAAACCAAATTCCGCGATCTGATGATGTACGGCAAACCGGGCGCTTTGTGCTCGACCTTGATTCGCTTGAGCAATACGTACGGTGAGCCGCACGGAGACGCCATTCTGATCAATAAGAAGATCACCCATACTGACTTGTCCAACATGATCGGGGCAACGCGCGAAAGCGTCAACCGGATGCTGAGCGACCTGCGCAAGAAGGATGCGCTGGACTATGAGAACGGGATGATCGTGATCAAAGATCTGGTCATGCTGCAAGATATTTGCCACTGCGAGCTGTGCCCGAACGAAATCTGCCGCATTTAACCGCCTAGTACTCCCCCCATATTCGGCGTTAGTTCCGGTGTATTGAACCGTCCCATGATTGGAGGGCGGTTTTTTTGCTTTCTTCCCATCGCGTAAAAAAATCCCCCAATCCTCTTCGCTACCCAATGAGGTTGGGGGATACATATGTGGTTATGAGCCCTATGCTTTCTTGCGCATGGGGGAAATGAACCAATATGCCATTGCGACGAATACCGCACCGCCCCCAAATCAAACTTGCCTCATGCTTCAAAAATAGCGCGGCGACCTTCCGATCACCGCGCTGTCGATAGCCGCACTACGCTTGCTGCAAAGCAGCAGCGGCAATGTAGACCTGTTCGTCCTCCACCTTGACCGGGAACATCGTGACCTGCCCGGTATCCGGTGCTTGAACGAGCCCGGTGGTCAGGTCGATTTTCCAATCATACAACGGATCATACAGATAATGACCCGATACGATCCCCTCGGCCAGCGGTCCGCCCTTTGGATGCGGATTTTGGTTCAGCGCCGCAAAAATCCGGCCATCCGATGTTCGGAACACGGCAATTTGCAGGCCGGCCACTTCCACGACACGCCCGATTTGCAGCAGAAAATCCTCCAAGGCACCAACAGGATAAAACGTTTCGCCCTTACTCTCCATACTCATGCACCATGACCCCTTTCTCTAGGACGCTGTATTACAGCTGGCTGCTCACTTCTAACGAGTGATACAATTTGCCAAGCTGTTCGTTGTCGTTCAGCACTTTTTTCCATGGATCGGATACTTGCTTCAAAGCAAATTCAATCCGTTCCATCAGCGCTTTGCGGTTCTTCACATCGTCAACGATAACCGAGCGGATATGCTCAAGGCCCATCCGTTCCACCCATTCCGACGTTCTCTCCAGGTAGTTGCCGGTTTCACGGTAGTACTGCATCAGCGCGCCGCACACTTCAATCAATTCCTCATCGGTTTTCACCTTGCACAGCGAGTCCGCCAAGCGCGGCTTGATCCCGCCGTTGCCGCCAATGAAAACCTCCCAACCGCCGTCATTGCCAACGATCCCGATATCTTTGGTGCACGACTCGGCGCAGTTACGCGGGCAGCCGTTAACCGCCATCTTAAATTTCGCCGGGAAGTCCAGCCGCTCGAATTTGCGCTCCAGCAGCGCGCCCATACCCATTGAATCCTGGGTGCCAAAACGGCAGAACTGCGAACCAACGCAGGTCTTTACTGTGCGCAACGATTTGGCATAAGCATAACCTGACGGCATATCCAGCTCTGCCCACACCTTCGGCAGGTCCTCTTTCTTCACGCCGATCAAATCCAGCCGTTGTCCGCCCGTGACCTTGACCACCTTGACATTGTATTTCAACGAAACATCGGCGATTTTCTTCAGATCTTCCGGCGTTGTGACGCCGCCGTACATCCGCGGCACCACGGTATACGTGCCGTCCTTTTGAATGTTGGCATTCATCCGTTCGTTGACGAAACGCGAAGCTTTTTCATCTTCATGGGTATCCGGGTAGATCATGCCTAGATAGTAGTTAATCGCCGGCCGACACTTCGAACAGCCTTCCGGCTGCGTCCATCCGAGCACATTCATCACTTCTTTGGTTGTCTGCAGCCCTTTCGCTTTAATCTCGGCAACGATCTCGTCCCGGCTAAGCGTAGTGCAGCTGCAAATCCCCTGTTTCGCCGATTGGGTAAAGCCATCGCCAAGCACATATTGCAGGATCTGCTCGACGACCGGTTTACAGCCGCCGCAAGATCGAGTCGCTCCGGTGCTCGCTTTAATTTCGTCGACCGTCGTCATCCCTTGATTTACGATGCAGTCCACGATCGTGCCTTTCGTCACCCCGTTACAGCCGCAGACGATTTCCTCATCGCTCATCGTTTCGACCGATGCCTTCTTCTTGGTGCCGCCGCAGCAGCCCCCGCCCATCAGCGATTCGTACAACTCATCGGTCATCTCCGCGCCTTGCTTAATCAGCTTCTGCAGCTCAGCCGAATCTGTGATATCCCCGAACAGCACTGCCCCAACCAGCTTGCCGTCCTTCAGCAAAATTTTCTTATAGGTGCGTTTCCACTCGTCCTTGCTGACGATCACTGTATGCTCCGGTCCATCGATAAATTCACCGGTGGAGAATACATCCACGCCGGAAATTTTGAGCTTGGTCGATACGACCGAACCCTCATAAGGCGCGGTATCCACGCCGCTGATATGCTTCGCCAACACCATCCCCTGCTCGAACAAAGGCGCAACCAGACCGTAACAAACCCCGCGGTGCTCCGTACATTCCCCCACAGAATACACACCTTCAAGCGAGGTTTGCAGATAGTCGTTCACGACGATCCCACGGTTCACTTCGATGCCGCTGGCTTTAGCAACCGCAACATTAGGTCGGATTCCCACAGCCATAACGACGAATTCCGCCTCCAGCTCCGTCCCGTCGGCAAAGCGCAGGCCGCGAACCCGATGGTCGCCAAACAGCTCCGTCGTTTGTGCGCCCATCTTAAATTTGATCCCTTGCCGCTCCAACTCTGCTTTCAACATGCTCGCTGCCTGATGGTCTAACTGGCGTTCCATCAGATCTTCCATCAAATGTACAACCGTCACGTCCATCCCCAGTTGCACAAGGCCTTTGGCCGCTTCCAATCCCAACAGTCCACCGCCAATGACGGCCGCCTTCTTGTAGGTCTTCGCCGCCTCCAACATTTGCTTGCAGTCCGCGATGTCACGGAAGCCAACGACCCCTTCCTTATCGCTGCCTGGAATCGGCAAGATCAGCGAATTGGAGCCCGTTGCGATCAGCACTTTATCGTACGGGACGCGCAACCCATTATCGGCGACGACCTCTTTGGCTTCGGCATCAATCCGTTCCACTGCAGTTCCGACATGCAGGGTGATCCCGTTCTCTTTGTACCAGTTCAAATCGTTCAGCACGATATCGTCCAGCGTTTTGCTGCCTTCCAGCACATATGACAGCATAATTCGATTGTAGTTCGGATGCGGCTCGCTTCCGAATACCGTAATGTCAAATTTCGTAGTCAACTTCAGGATTTGCTCTACCGTGCTGATTCCGGCCATTCCGTTACCGATAACAACTAGTTTCTCTCGTTCCATTCCCATATCTTTAGAATGCCTCCTCCAATAAACACCTGGGTCTCATGCAACTTGGCGATAGTTAAAATTTGAAGTGCTCCCATGCTCCCAGTATACTTTTCAAATAAGGAGGACTTTGTGATTCCATTCACATTAATTGTGAAAATTTTAACATACTTTTGTCATAACTTTTTCAATGTTCTGTAAAAAAATCCGCTCTCCCGGATGATCACCAGGATTACGGATCTCTAAGTTACATCGTACTTCTATTGCGTCGTCAAGGTAATCTCCACGTAGTCTTGCGGCTTTAATCTCATATCCAGGCCATTATCCAGCAGCTTCTTCCCATTCACTTTCAGGATCCATTGCTCGTCCTGCTTAGGGGTATAGCCGCCGACGGAGATAATTGATTTATGGTTAGGGTTAAACTGTACCAATCCACTGTGCTTCAGGAGATCTCGAACGGTGGTGTTATCACTGTATTTATGGACAAAATATTGCTTCTGACTGCCCCCGTCGATAATCAACAGCAAGGACGCCAGCGGCGAGATCGCTTCATAGCTGTCCACCGTCTTGACGTAAACCAGCAGCTTGTCACCCATTTGCAGCTCCTGATCCCAGTTGGTAGAGGCCAGCTCCTTATCATTTAGCCGGGTCCCCCATTCCAACGCCGAATCCAGCGACACCTCCCCCACCGATTGAATGGCGGACTGGTCCTCTGTAAATTTGACAATCCCGCTGCTTGCCAAGGCATGACGTACCGTTAACCCGTCGATATAATCAAAATGCAGGTTACGCGTCACATCAGGGATAAAGGTGCCTCCATCAATCATTAATGTGATATCGTGGGGGTGTTCTACTTCTGTTGTCTGCGTCTCCGCTGGTGTCGGTTGATCCATAATCTGGCCGCGGGCGCACGCCGACGCGATTATGATTATAGTCAGTCCTGCCATACATCCAACGAACCATCGCCATCTGTTAAACATAGCCGCCCTGCCTTTCTCCTCATCATTTTCCCAACTTCGGCCAGATCGTATTCCTTCTTCTTAAGCATACCGGACAAAGTGCAGGTTCTCAAATTTCAGGCTCCCTGATGGATATTGGCAAAAATAAAAAGGCCCCCGTCATCGGAGGCCTGTTGTATGTTCAGATGTCTTACTTAAGTACGTCGTGATCAACGTAGCGTTCGCCGTTCATTTCGCTGATCAACTCAATCGCTACCTTCGCGCCGTCGCCGGCGGTAATGATCGTATGCACGCTTACCCCGGCAACTGTTCCCGCTGCCCATACGCGCGGAATGCTCGTACGGCCTTGGCCATCCGTAGCAATCACCGTCTTAATTCGAGGTTCGCGGCCTTCCTTCAACTCCAAGCCGATAGCGCTTGCAAGGTCGGTTAACGCGCCGGTGGCCAATATGATATGAGACGCTTCATAACTGCGGCCGGATTCGGTCTTCACCGTAACCGTTGAACCACCGTTCGTATCGATGTCAGTTACTTTCTCTTCAATGAACTTCGCGCCGAATTTCTCCGCTTGCTCCCGGCCGATCTTCAGCAAATCGGGTCCGGAAATGTCCTTCGCACCGTAATGATTCTCGATCCATGCCCGCTTGGTCATGCTGGTGTTGCTGTCCAGAACGAGCGTTTCTTTACCGGCCTTCGCCAAGAAAAGTGCTGCACTGGCTCCTGCAGGTCCTGCTCCAATAACAATTACATCAGCCACACGTACACCTACTTTCTATTATATTCCATGCCGCCCGCTCGCCGGTAACGGCATGTTTGTTGTTTACTTAATCCACTCTTCCGCCCAGGACTGCACTTGTTCCATAACGGGACGAAGCGCCCGGCCTTTCTCCGTTAATTCATATTCAATCCGAACCGGCGTCTCGGGATAGACATGGCGAACCAGGATTCCTTCACATTCCAGATCCTTCATCCGCTCGGATAACATTTTATCGCTCATGGAAGGAATCTGATTGGAAATATCCTTGAATCGCTTGGGACCGCTCATCAGCGTTTTGATGATCAGACCGTTCCAACGTTTGCCTAAAAACGAAAATGCCGATTCAAACCGCGGACACATCGCCTGGGAATGCTCATCCATAAAATTCACCTCGTTATCATCGCCGACCTAAAGGCTGAAAGCTTACAATTTGTTAGTATATATCATAATAGCATATTTATCGAAGGAAAGTAAGGGGGATGACCGATCATTTAAAAAAACGACCGCCCAGGCGGCGGCCGCTAATATAGTATATTACGTTGGTTGTAACTTATACCCACCACATTTCGGCGGCAGAATCCTCCACCAGCACCTGCTGAAGGTTGCGTACCGCCTTCGTAAACCCTTCGTCGATCGACATCAGGCCGTCTTCATGCTCGATGCTGACGACATAGTCGTAGCCGTACAAGCGAAGGGCGCTGATGATGTCCGCCCAGGTTTTCAAATCATGGCCATAACCAACCGTACGGAACTGCCAAGCCCGGTTCTGCATCATGGTATAAGGCTGCATATCCGTAAGTCCGTAACGGTTCACGTTCACCGGATCAATCGTCGTGTCCTTGGCGTGGAAATGGTGAATCGCACCAGCCCGGCCAAGGATCGAAATCGCCTGCACCGGATCAATCCCCTGCCACCACATATGGCTCGGGTCCAAATTGGCGCCGATAGCTTCCCCGGCCGCTTCGCGCAGGCGAAGCAGCGTGGCCGGCGTATGCACGGAGAAACCGCCGTGCAGCTCCAAACCGATTTTCACATGATGCTCTGCGGCATAACGGCCCATTTCCGACCAGTACGGAATCACCTTATTGTTCCACTGCCAATCGAGGATTTCCTGGTAATCGTTCGGCCACGGTGCGACCGGCCAATTCGGGTATTTCGCATCCTCATGATCACCGGGACAGCCGGAAAACGTATTAACAACCGGCACCTCCAGCAGTTCAGCCAATTGGACGGTCTTGACGAAGGCGTCATGGAACTCTTGCGCCACCGCCTTTTGCGGATGCAGAGGATTTCCGTGGCAGCTCAGCGCACTGATCGTTAATCCGCGCGATTCCACCGCCCGCTTGAACTCCTCCCGCGCTTGTTTATTCTCCAGCAGTACATCGGGATTACAATGCGCGTTGCCAGGATAACCGCCAGTCCCGATCTCTACGGCTTTTAACCCCTGGGCGGCTGCCTTATCCAACGCCTGCTCCAACGGGAGCCCTCCGAACAATACGAGAAATACGCCTAATTTCATTCCCGGTTCCCTCCCGTGATTAATCAAAATAAACGGTCTTACCTGTTCTCGCCGACTCGTAAATCGCTTCCAAAATTTCCGTGACGACCAGCGCTTGCTCCGGCTTCACCAGCGGTTCCTTATCCTCGAGAATCGCCTGCACCCAAGCTCTTGCTTCACGCGTTGCCTCGGTTTCCTGTTTGCCCTCAAAGAAGGCAACGCCGCCCGAACCCAAATCAATCTTCGTTTCATACAGGCGACTCATTTTCTCGCCGTTGATGCGCAGGCCGTTGGTCATGTCCGCGCCGCCTTCCGTCCCGCACAGCAGCGTCTTCGCTTCGCCGATATCCACGATGTTCAGCGCCCAGCTCGATTCAAGAATGATCGTCGCGCCGTTCTTCATCGTAATGAAGCCAAATGCAGAGTCCTCCACTTTAAATTCCTCCGGATTCCAAGGCCCAAACGCATTTGCTGCATTCTCGCGGCTGCCGAGTTTATGGAAGACGGAACCGGTGACGCTCTTCGGCTCGTAGTTGTTCATCAGCCACAAGGTCAGGTCCAGGGCATGGGTCCCGATATCGATCAACGGACCGCCGCCTTGCTTCTCCTCGTCGAGGAAGACGCCCCATGTTGGCACTGCCCGGCGACGAAGCGCCAGCGCCTTGCCAAGATAAATGTCGCCGAGCTCACCTTTTTCGCAAATCTCCTTCAAATACAAGCTGTCGCTGCGGAACCGGTTTTGGTAGGCGATTGTCAGCTTCTTGCCCGTACGCTTCGCTGCATCCAGCATTTGACGAGCCTGCTCTGCCGTCTTAGCCATCGGCTTCTCACACATGACATGGCGACCGGATTCCAACGAAGCAATCGTAATTTCGGCGTGGGAATCGTTTGGCGTGCACACATGCACAACTTCAGCATCGCTTTCCTCTAACAGCTGGCGATAATCGGTATACACCTTGGCGTTCTCCCCGCCGTATTGCGCTGCGGCTTTGGCTGCGCGCTCCTCGATAATATCGCAAAATGCGACCATCTCCACCTCAGGCTGCTGGGCCAGGCTTGGCAAATGTTTTCCGTTCGCAATCCCGCCGCAGCCGATAATGGCTACTTTCAACGTTTTAGACATGAAGTTTACCTCCTTTTTGCGCATAGTCACGTACCCATTCCATGCTTGTCTGAATGCTCGTGAGCGAATCTCCGGCGCAATGATCCTGCTCGACGATTAACCATTCCACCCCCGCAGCAATCGCAGCATCGCCGATTTCCGTGATGGCAATCTCCCCGCGGCCAAGCTCAACCGTATCCGGCGAACCGTCCGCCTTCTTGACCACGTCCTTCCAGTGCACCAGCGGAAGCCGCCCCGTATATGTAGCGATATAATCCAGCGGATTCGCTCCAGCAAAGGCGACCCAGCAGGAATCAAGCTCAACCTGCAACAGGTGTTCAGGCACTTGCTCGTAGATGGCGTCAAGCACCGGCTTGCCGTCGTGCTGTAACGTCAGCTCAAAATCATGATTATGATAGCAAAGCACCAAATCTTCCTCTTTGCACTTTTCACCGAATTTTTTCAAATCTTCGATGATTTCCGACCAACGGTTGCGGTCTTCCTCTGCCAAATAAGGAACGATGATATAGCGGCTGCCAATCGCTTTATTAAACGCCAATTCCTCGTCGATCGCTTCCTTCAACCGGGTATATGGGGTATGCGCACCAATCGCCGTTAATCCCGTCTCCCGCAAAATCTCCTGTACTTGCTCTGCCGTGCGCCCGTAAAATCCGGCAAACTCGACCCCTTGATAGCCAAGCTCTGCCACTTTGCGCAAAGTTCCTTCAAAATCCCGTTCCAAATGATCTCTTACCGTATACAACTGCAAACCAAGCTTCGTCATGATTTCATTCTCCTCTTCATCATAGTAAGTCCGATTAGAGCTCTACAGGGCTCAACAGGATATGCCGACCTTCCTTCGAGGACCGGGCAACCGCATGCATCGCCTCCAGGACATGATAAGCCAGTTTGCCGCTGGCTCGATGCTCCCGGCCTTCCTGTATCGCTTGCACCATTTCCTCAATACCGCGTCCCCGCTCGTTATCTCCGCTGGCAAACACCGGCGGCAGCGTCTCCCAAGTCTCTTCCCCGGCCCGACGCAGCTTCACCTCACCGGTAAACCAGTTCGGATCAGGGACTTCCAGCGTACCTTCGGTGCCGTAAATCTCAATCCGCGGCAGCATGCTGCCGCCCCGCACGTCAAAGCTGGTCACCAGCGTACCGATCGCCCCTCCCACAAAATCCAGCGTTGCGCTGTAATGGGTTGGCGTATGAACGGGAATCGGGGTGCCCGCTTTGGGACCGGACCCGATCGTCCGCTCCGGAATCTGGCTTCCCGCCGAACCGCTGATCCGGCGAATCGGTCCAAGTAATTGGACCAGCGCCGTCAGATAGTACGGCCCCATGTCGAACATCGGCCCGCCGCCTTCTGCATAGAAGAACTCCGGATTCGGATGCCAGCTCTCCGGCCCGCCGCTTACCATAAACGCGCTGGCTGCCACCGGACGGCCGATCAGCCCGTCTTGAATCGCCTTGCGGGCCGTTTCCAGTCCGGCGCCAAGGAAGGTATCGGGGGCACAGCCGACGCGAAGATGGCGTGCAGCGGCCAGCTCCAGCATTCGACTGGCATCCTCCAAGTGGATGGCCAGCGGCTTCTCCACGTAGACATGCTTGCCGTGCTCCAGAGCCGCAATGTTAATCGCCGCATGGGACGAAGGCACCGTGAGATTCAGAATCAGGTCGATCTTAGGATGCCGCAACATTTCTTCAACTGTGAATACGTTTTCAATTCCGAATTCCTCGGCCCGCTCGCGCGCCTTCTCCGGAAACTGGTCGGCCAGCGCCACAACCTTCAGCCTGTCGCTCTTCGCCAAATGACGGAGGTAAGCCGGACTGATGTTGCCGCAGCCGATAATGCCAATCTGGATGTCTGTCATTTTGGTCACTCCTGCCAAGCAGATGTTTGTCAATTTGATGCGCTACCCATGTACCATGGTATTTCAAATTGCTCCAATGTAAAATGAATAATATGATTGAAACATGAACAATCTGGTCATTTTTTTCGAGAACCCTGTGGAGGACACCGATGAACAAAGAGGTAAACCTGCAAATTTTACATGCCGGCTATTCGTTGCACCGCAAGCCGTTCCACACGACCCAGCCGAACGGGCACGAAAATTATCTGATCCGCCTGCAGACGTTAGGCAAATGCCGTACGCGGTTAAACGGGCGGCTGGAGTTGCTTGAGCCTGGGGATTTGCTGCTGTTTGCCCCCGGGGACCCTTACGAGCTGAAAATCGAAGCCGAAACGAACGGAACAGGCGAACCGGTGGTTTCCAGCGGAGATTACCATATTTTTTTGTCCGGGGAATGGATCGAGTCCTGGTGGAACCGCCGGCCGCTTCCGCACCGCTTGAAGGTTCCCCTGTCCGAAGGGATGGTTGGGGCCTTCCGGCAGATTATGCTGGAGCAGCGCCGCATCTCCAACCCGATGCCGGAAATCTCCGAGTACTACTTGAAGATTCTGTGCCTGGAGATCGAACGGAATTTGCTCGAGCAGCCGCAGCCCACCTATCCTACCTATCTTGCCCACCGTCTGAAAAATTATATCGAAGAAAACGCCTCCTCCCCATTTAAGCTGGAGGACGCTGCAGCCCACGTCGGCATCAGCGTGTCGCGGGCGGTGCATCTGTTCAAGCAGGCCTTTGGCACCAGCATGATTCAATACACGCTGGAGGTGCGGCTGAACATGGCGCGCGAGCGGATTATTTTCAGCCCTCTGTCGCTGGAGCACGTTGCGGAAAGCTCCGGTTTCCCCAGCTACAACTACTTTCATAAAGTGTTCCGCAAGCGGTTTGGCATGTCGCCTAAGCAGTTTCGTTTATCTGCCCGGGAGAACAACACTTAACTCCGGAGCCAAAAAATCGCAAAAAAACAACGCCGCGACGGGCCAAATGATCAGCCACCTGCGGCGTTGTTTGCATGCGTTTTTCCTTTAACTTCCGTTTGTCTGCGGCATCGCTTTCGCTTGGTGAAGCCGCGCTTTGCGCTTCTTCATGAATTTGCCCAGCAGCACGACAGCGGCGATGATGAGCAGCTCGAAGCCGTATTTAATCCAAGGGCTGGCGAACCAGTCATGAATCAGCGGTTCTTCGACGATCATCTTGGATGCTGTCCAAGCCAGCACGGCTGCCCCAATCGTAATGACGATCGGAAAGCGTTCAGTCAGCTTCAAAATCATCGTGCTGCCCCAAACCATAATCGGTACGGATACGGCCAGACCGATAATGACCAGCATGGTGTCCCCGTGCGCCGCGCCAGCTACCGCAAGCACGTTGTCGAGGCCCATCATGGCATCGGCGATGATGATCGTGCGGATGGCCGCCCACATCTGGTTTCCGGCCTTGATCTCATGACTTTTCTCCTCAATCAGCAGTTTATAAG
This region includes:
- a CDS encoding AraC family transcriptional regulator, whose translation is MNKEVNLQILHAGYSLHRKPFHTTQPNGHENYLIRLQTLGKCRTRLNGRLELLEPGDLLLFAPGDPYELKIEAETNGTGEPVVSSGDYHIFLSGEWIESWWNRRPLPHRLKVPLSEGMVGAFRQIMLEQRRISNPMPEISEYYLKILCLEIERNLLEQPQPTYPTYLAHRLKNYIEENASSPFKLEDAAAHVGISVSRAVHLFKQAFGTSMIQYTLEVRLNMARERIIFSPLSLEHVAESSGFPSYNYFHKVFRKRFGMSPKQFRLSARENNT
- a CDS encoding TerC family protein, with product MDLLSPEFWMALLSIVLIDLVLAGDNAIVIGLAARNVPQQDQKKVIVWGTLGAILIRVIMTLLVVQLLNIPGLRLAGGLALVWIAYKLLIEEKSHEIKAGNQMWAAIRTIIIADAMMGLDNVLAVAGAAHGDTMLVIIGLAVSVPIMVWGSTMILKLTERFPIVITIGAAVLAWTASKMIVEEPLIHDWFASPWIKYGFELLIIAAVVLLGKFMKKRKARLHQAKAMPQTNGS